One window of Caldisericum exile AZM16c01 genomic DNA carries:
- the rsmH gene encoding 16S rRNA (cytosine(1402)-N(4))-methyltransferase RsmH, protein MEIHHIPVLLNETIELLNLKENSIVVDATLGEGGHSVEILKRIPKGLLIGIDMDYETIERARQRLLQVRDNFVIVPGNFKEINSLILPFAKSVTHILADLGVSSLQLEDESRGFSFMKEGPLDMRMCRPCTRYTAYDIINNFEESELRDIILYYGEDPFASKIAKRITEERKKHPIETTTQLAEIVKSVYPKGYYRIHPATRTFQALRIYINRELDNLKGFLENAPTVLESMGRIAIITYHSLEDRLVKQSFKNNPTLKLVNKHVIKPKEEEIATNRRARSAKLRVAEKVG, encoded by the coding sequence ATGGAAATACATCATATACCAGTATTATTAAATGAGACAATTGAACTGTTGAATTTAAAAGAAAACTCTATAGTAGTTGATGCAACCCTTGGGGAAGGCGGGCATTCAGTTGAGATTCTCAAAAGGATTCCTAAGGGTCTTCTTATTGGAATTGACATGGACTATGAAACTATTGAGAGAGCTCGACAAAGACTCCTTCAAGTGAGAGATAACTTTGTTATAGTTCCTGGAAACTTTAAGGAAATTAATTCACTTATTCTTCCTTTTGCAAAGAGTGTGACCCATATTCTTGCAGATTTAGGAGTATCAAGTTTACAACTTGAAGATGAATCTCGTGGTTTTTCATTTATGAAGGAAGGCCCCCTTGATATGCGAATGTGTAGACCATGCACGAGATACACTGCATACGACATCATTAATAATTTTGAGGAAAGTGAACTTAGAGATATTATCCTATATTATGGTGAAGATCCATTTGCTTCTAAAATCGCAAAACGTATCACTGAAGAAAGAAAAAAACACCCAATTGAGACAACAACCCAACTTGCAGAGATTGTAAAGAGCGTTTATCCTAAAGGATACTACAGAATCCATCCTGCAACAAGGACATTTCAAGCACTCCGTATTTACATAAATAGAGAATTGGATAACCTAAAAGGTTTTTTAGAAAATGCACCAACAGTATTGGAATCTATGGGACGCATTGCAATTATTACATATCATTCACTTGAAGATAGGTTAGTGAAGCAATCGTTTAAGAATAATCCAACCTTGAAGTTGGTTAATAAACATGTAATTAAACCAAAAGAAGAAGAGATTGCAACTAACAGGCGTGCTCGGAGTGCAAAGTTAAGAGTTGCGGAGAAGGTTGGATGA
- a CDS encoding peptidoglycan D,D-transpeptidase FtsI family protein: protein MSWKSEQSSEDIFKKRLLVTFLLFVFVFATFIGRVIDLSVFNRGKLLAEFAPQVVPSYDILRAERGEILDRSGVKLATNELTFELDINPNIIDSANLSKIRSILKRDLKFSNEELNKLLSAKSYVLVSTSVSKDTKEKIDALNLKDGVVFTKTYKRVYPYGEIISPLIGIVGAEGTGLTGLELSLDDYLKGRNGRSFRTYNFAEPDVLGAPTYVLNPVKGNNITLTIDINIQAKVYELVKKYVEEFHAKNGFAIVTDPESNEVLAMVTYPSFDPTNFNKIMQNLPTTFNYEPGSIMKPIVALAALEEGKLKIDDNFYCSGSIKVKDTVISCWKKHGEEHGLSDILVNSCDVAFAQIALRLQKDSLLKYFKLFGFGDKTQIELYGEERGIVPSPKNIGDVEVANMGFGQGVAVTQIQMVSALNAIVNGGKLYTPRLVKEIKSPDGNVVYSSEPILRRTIGSKTNLGLIKSAMVEVVEIGAPKAKIEGYKVMGKTGTAQKPNPGGGYSHTKLIYSFFGAIPYPDPRVSVIVSINETSIPQYSTTVSAPLFSEIGTFLVKYLRIEK, encoded by the coding sequence ATGTCGTGGAAATCAGAGCAAAGTAGCGAAGATATTTTTAAAAAAAGACTTTTAGTCACTTTTTTACTTTTCGTGTTTGTCTTTGCTACATTTATAGGCAGAGTTATAGATTTAAGCGTTTTTAATAGAGGTAAACTTCTTGCAGAATTTGCTCCTCAGGTCGTACCAAGTTATGATATCCTGAGGGCTGAGCGAGGCGAAATTCTTGACAGATCCGGCGTAAAACTTGCAACAAACGAACTAACATTTGAACTTGATATTAATCCAAATATTATCGATAGTGCGAATCTCTCAAAAATAAGAAGCATTTTAAAAAGAGACCTTAAGTTTTCTAATGAAGAACTTAATAAACTTTTGAGCGCAAAATCATATGTCCTTGTTTCAACATCGGTTTCTAAAGATACAAAAGAAAAGATTGATGCACTTAATTTAAAAGATGGAGTTGTTTTTACAAAGACATACAAAAGAGTATATCCATATGGAGAAATAATTTCACCTCTTATTGGAATTGTTGGTGCAGAAGGAACAGGCCTTACAGGACTTGAATTATCTCTGGACGATTATCTTAAGGGGAGAAATGGGAGATCTTTCAGAACATATAATTTTGCAGAACCCGATGTGTTAGGTGCACCAACATATGTGCTCAATCCCGTCAAAGGAAATAACATAACACTTACTATCGATATTAATATTCAAGCAAAAGTTTATGAACTTGTTAAAAAATATGTTGAAGAATTTCATGCAAAAAATGGTTTTGCGATAGTAACGGATCCAGAATCTAACGAGGTTCTTGCAATGGTAACCTATCCTTCGTTTGACCCAACAAACTTTAATAAAATTATGCAAAATCTTCCAACAACATTTAATTATGAGCCTGGTTCAATAATGAAACCAATTGTTGCACTTGCTGCACTTGAAGAGGGAAAGTTAAAGATAGATGACAACTTTTACTGTAGTGGCTCAATAAAAGTTAAGGATACGGTTATTTCTTGTTGGAAAAAGCATGGAGAGGAACATGGGCTTTCCGATATTCTTGTTAACTCTTGCGATGTTGCATTTGCTCAAATTGCACTAAGACTTCAAAAGGATTCACTTCTAAAATATTTTAAACTTTTTGGTTTTGGCGATAAAACTCAAATTGAACTTTACGGCGAGGAAAGGGGAATTGTTCCATCACCTAAAAATATCGGAGATGTAGAAGTTGCAAATATGGGCTTTGGACAGGGTGTCGCTGTAACGCAAATCCAGATGGTGTCGGCACTAAATGCAATTGTAAATGGCGGGAAACTTTATACACCGCGTCTCGTTAAAGAGATTAAAAGTCCAGATGGAAATGTCGTTTATTCTTCAGAGCCAATTCTTCGAAGAACAATAGGAAGTAAAACAAATCTTGGTCTTATTAAAAGTGCAATGGTAGAAGTTGTAGAAATTGGTGCTCCAAAGGCAAAAATAGAAGGCTACAAGGTTATGGGCAAGACTGGTACTGCTCAAAAGCCAAACCCTGGTGGGGGATATTCGCATACTAAACTAATATACAGTTTCTTTGGTGCTATTCCCTATCCAGATCCAAGGGTCTCCGTTATAGTTTCCATAAATGAAACTTCTATCCCGCAATATTCTACGACTGTATCTGCACCGCTATTTTCTGAAATAGGGACATTTCTTGTAAAATACCTAAGGATTGAAAAATGA
- a CDS encoding septum formation initiator family protein: MKVKTLTLLIILLILIAVYSVLFFSTVRIKKNIADLDVKIEILQTENQNLESQYLDLQDPAYIESIARKKLYMTEVKDFYVVEIRAK; encoded by the coding sequence ATGAAAGTAAAAACATTAACTTTATTAATTATCCTCTTAATTCTTATTGCAGTTTATAGTGTATTATTCTTTTCGACCGTTCGTATAAAAAAGAATATTGCAGATTTGGATGTAAAAATCGAAATTCTTCAAACCGAAAATCAAAACCTTGAGTCTCAATATCTTGATTTACAAGATCCAGCATACATTGAAAGTATTGCAAGAAAAAAACTTTACATGACTGAGGTTAAAGATTTCTATGTCGTGGAAATCAGAGCAAAGTAG